The following are encoded together in the Fusarium keratoplasticum isolate Fu6.1 chromosome 1, whole genome shotgun sequence genome:
- a CDS encoding Tyrosinase — translation MADPSKPGVSFGITGIPAENVEHRTKDIPYAPGMPLRREISTLAKPKEPKDERQWTLYVLALERFKNLPVDEKLSYFQVAGIHAYPQLTWDEGEPSKKGGFYCTHGQLTFSTWHRVYMLLFEQLVWKHMKVIIEEWKLEKDEDSIWREAADTWRLPYWDWARRQVYAETFALPEVLTMATVKIFPPKSKAELYEEKYPNPLYGFDNPEKDKETGDPLPFGKMPKGKEKYNINDNQKDKNPIPNKPASDRVLPWSLTNSTGRWAIQIKPGKMYTGLDGVNNFMAANRFFGASAIGKVAPRWVRHNPGNLSEKVNRMMTDYTWGLFASTKWRAEHRKDSNNFSSLEAIHNTVHGVTGGTDFDTGVGHMSAVPVAAFDPIFWLHHCQIDRLLAMWQSLNWKRWWDESADKHPVDPDLPGEAAPPRRDIAPNEDLKPFHRHDGKPEYWNSDDCRDWTKLGYQYDDLVPHPDAVKDGYLDEEHYKTDLLAYVNSTYPGAALAVSKIRGPGIETPDGLSDKKGAPFPDYVINVVYDRYALGGISYSIKFWLGGPSNEPQTNEVEENYIGEVFTFTGSFSSAGGCENCRRQAEEGALSFDQVPITIPLLGHIFDKAKDHPIENLTDKEVEEYLKLHLGWTYVQHGGHKLNPEEFPKTEISVMKGQGVPQYTEPEQKLEAELVSIATMSVASLDSLPVNPVANLSQATIDEPKSRALPPTYSQYEPIYDATDGKTGGLNRPS, via the exons aTGGCTGACCCCTCCAAGCCTGGTGTCTCTTTTGGCATCACTGGCATCCCTGCTGAGAATGTCGAGCATCGAACCAAAGACATTCCCTATGCGCCAGGAATGCCCCTTCGTCGGGAAATCAGCACGCTAGCCAAACCGAAGGAGCCGAAAGACGAGAGGCAATGGACTCTCTATGTCCTGGCACTCGAAAGGTTCAAGAATCTTCCCGTGGATGAGAAGCTGTCCTACTTCCAAGTCGCTGGGATTCACGCCTATCCCCAGCTGACCTGGGATGAGGGCGAACCTTCGAAGAAGGGCGGATTCTACTGCACCCATGGCCAGTTGACCTTCTCCACCTGGCACAGGGTGTACATGCTTCTCTTTGAG CAACTCGTCTGGAAGCACATGAAAGTTATCATCGAGGAGTGGAAGCTTGAGAAAGATGAGGATTCCATCTGGAGGGAGGCAGCTGACACGTGGCGCCTGCCTTACTGGGACTGGGCTCGTCGCCAGGTCTATGCCGAGACCTTTGCTCTCCCAGAAGTGCTGACCATGGCAACCGTCAAGATCTTCCCCCCCAAGAGCAAGGCAGAGCTGTATGAGGAGAAATACCCCAATCCCCTCTATGGGTTTGACAACCcagagaaggacaaggagactGGGGATCCGCTGCCTTTTGGCAAGATGccaaagggcaaggagaagtacaacatcaacgacaatcaaaaggacaagaacccTATTCCCAACAAGCCCGCCTCTGACAGAGTCCTCCCC TGGTCCCTTACCAACAGCACCGGACGCTGGGCTATCCAGATCAAGCCTGGAAAGATGTACACTGGCCTCGACGGCGTCAACAACTTCATGGCCGCCAACCGATTCTTTGGAGCAAGCGCCATTGGGAAAGTGGCGCCCAGGTGGGTACGTCATAACCCTGGGAACCTGTCTGAAAAGGTCAATCGCATGATGACAGATTACACATGGGGTCTATTTGCATCTACAAAGTGGAGAGCGGAACATCGCAAAGACTCGAACAACTTCTCATCCCTCGAAGCGATCCACAATACTGTTCAT GGAGTTACTGGTGGAACTGACTTCGACACGGGCGTGGGGCACATGTCAGCTGTCCCCGTGGCCGCCTTTGATCCTATCTTCTGGCTCCATCACTG CCAAATCGACCGCCTGTTGGCCATGTGGCAGTCATTGAACTGGAAACGCTGGTGGGATGAGAGCGCCGACAAGCATCCTGTTGACCCGGACCTGCCCGGCGAAGCTGCCCCCCCCAGGCGTGACATCGCGCCAAATGAGGATCTCAAGCCTTTCCACAGACATGACGGAAAGCCCGAGTACTGGAATTCAGACGACTGCCGAGACTGGACCAAGCTTGGTTACCAGTATGATGACCTTGTTCCTCACCCTGATGCAGTCAAGGACGGTTatcttgatgaggagcaCTACAAGACAGACCTTCTGGCATACGTCAACAGCACTTACCCTGGAGCCGCACTGGCTGTAAGCAAGATCAGAGGACCAGGTATCGAGACCCCCGATGGCCTTTCAGATAAGAAGGGCGCACCTTTCCCAGACTACGTCATCAACGTTGTCTATGACCGCTACGCATTGGGGGGGATTTCGTACTCGATCAAGTTCTGGCTTGGCGGCCCTAGTAACGAACCCCAAACGaacgaggtggaggagaactACATCGGCGAAGTCTTTACTTTCACAGGAAGTTTCTCGAGTGCGGGAGGCTGCGAGAACTGCAGGCgccaggctgaggagggggCCCTTTCCTTTGACCAGGtgcccatcaccatcccacTGCTGGGCCACATCTTCGATAAGGCCAAGGACCATCCCATCGAGAATCTCACCGacaaggaggtcgaggagtATCTCAAACTCCATCTGGGCTGGACCTATGTCCAGCACGGAGGCCACAAGCTCAACCCAGAGGAGTTCCCAAAGACCGAGATCTCTGTAATGAAGGGCCAAGGAGTTCCCCAATACACCGAGCCCGAGCAGAAACTAGAAGCCGAGCTGGTTTCTATCGCTACCATGTCGGTTGCCTCTTTGGACTCTCTGCCAGTCAACCCCGTGGCCAACCTGTCCCAGGCAACAATCGACGAGCCCAAGTCGCGTGCTCTGCCTCCCACCTACTCCCAGTACGAGCCCATCTATGATGCTACCGATGGAAAGACGGGAGGCCTCAACCGCCCGTCTTGA
- a CDS encoding Amine oxidase — translation MRPLSSQLLALSYGILLGTAQAAVIPREPGKTCKKTKVAVLGAGIAGITAAQTLHNASIHDFLIVEHNDYIGGRVQHTSFGKSSDGKPLTVELGANWVEGLGSNPVWRLAQKHKVKNVYSDYDSLLTYDQDGPADYADAFEEFDEKFDKATKDAGYIQTENLQDTSVRAGLSLAGWKPRQDPYKQLADWWGWDFETAYPPEQSGFQFGIAGNNATFKHFSDETNLVIDQRGHNAWIIGEAMEFLTEDDPRLLLNTTVKKIHYGKEGVIIRNEDDTCIEAEFAICTFSVGVLQNDAVTFDPVLPRWKREAVEQFQMGTYTKIFLQFNESFWSDEAQYFLYADPERGYYPLFQSLNAKGFLEGSNILFATVVASQAYKVESQSDEETKDQILEVLRSMFPDKHIPEPTDFMYPRWTTTEWAYGSYSNWPVGMTLEKHQNLRANVNRLWFAGEANSAEFFGYMHGAWFEGQEVGERIARIISGNDTEKSQQMKKYKVLHGTTTLDEYDDSNGWSTPLDD, via the exons ATGCGGCCTCTGTCTTCACAACTCCTTGCGTTGTCCTATGGCATTCTGCTAGGCACAGCACAAGCAGCAGTGATACCTCGCGAACCCGGCAAGACCtgcaagaagaccaaggtcgCTGTCCTCGGTGCCGGTATCGCTGGAATAACGGCTGCTCAGACCCTGCACAATGCCTCAATTCATGATTTTCTCATTGTTGAACACAATGACTACATTGGCGGCCGAGTCCAGCACACTTCTTTTGGAAAGTCGTCTGACGGCAAACCCTTGACCGTGGAACTCGGCGCCAATTGGGTTGAAGGACTTGGGTCAAACCCTGTCTGGCGTCTGGCTCAAAAACACAAGGTCAAGAACGTCTACTCGGACTATGACTCCCTCCTCACCTACGACCAAGACGGACCAGCCGACTATGCAGATGCCTTTGAAGAGTTTGACGAGAAGTTCGATAAGGCAACAAAAGATGCCGGATACATCCAAACCGAGAACCTCCAAGACACTTCGGTGCGTGCAGGCCTCAGTCTCGCAGGATGGAAGCCTAGGCAGGATCCCTACAAGCAACTCGCCGACTGGTGGGGATGGGACTTTGAAACCGCTTATCCCCCCGAACAATCCGGTTTTCAATTCGGAATTGCTGGAAACAATGCTACGTTCAAGCATTTCAGCGATGAGACCAACCTTGTCATCGACCAACGCGGCCATAACGCCTGGATCATCGGGGAGGCTATGGAGTTCCTCACAGAAGACGACCCTCGGCTGCTTCTGAACACGACCGTCAAGAAGATTCACTACGGCAAAGAAGGCGTTATCATTCGAAACGAGGATGACACCTGTATCGAGGCCGAATTTGCGATCTGCACATTCTCTGTTGGCGTGTTGCAAAACGACGCCGTCACCTTTGACCCGGTCCTGCCCCGCTGGAAGAGGGAAGCTGTTGAGCAATTCCAAATGGGAACGTACACAAAGATCTTCTTGCAGTTCAATGAGTCGTTTTGGTCAGACGAGGCACAATACTTTCTCTATGCGGATCCCGAGCGAGGTTATTACCCGCTATTCCAGTCGTTGAACGCCAAAGGATTCCTCGAGGGCTCCAACATTCTTTTCGCTACCGTGGTTGCCTCGCAGGCGTACAAGGTGGAGTCACAGTCTGACGAAGAAACCAAGGACCAAATCCTCGAGGTTCTCCGGTCTATGTTTCCCGACAAGCATATCCCCGAGCCAACTGACTTTATGTATCCTCGATGGACCACAACAGA GTGGGCGTATGGATCGTACAGCAACTGGCCAGTTGGCATGACCCTCGAGAAGCATCAAAACCTTCGCGCCAACGTGAACCGACTGTGGTTCGCAGGTGAGGCCAATTCTGCAGAGTTCTTTGGATACATGCATGGAGCATGGTTCGAGGGTCAGGAGGTAGGAGAGAGAATTGCCAGAATTATTAGTGGAAACGATACCGAAAAGTCGcagcagatgaagaagtaTAAGGTCCTTCATGGAACGACGACGCTGGATGAATATGATGACTCCAACGGCTGGTCGACACCTTTGGACGACTGA
- a CDS encoding Carbohydrate esterase family 4 yields the protein MGKKRVLISYGVDVDAVAGWLGSYGGEDSSNDISRGLFAGTVGVRRVLKFFEKYNIKSTWFIPGHSLETFPEEMALVRDAGHEIGLHGYSHENPTDMSLEQQRDVLDKTYKMLTEFCGKPPRGSVAPWWETSMEGAQLLLDYGIEYDHSMSHHDCQAYYLPTGESWTKIDYKKKAADWMHPLKKGIDTGLVEIPSNWYLDDLPPMMFIKSAPNSHGFVNARDVEDIWRDHFDYFYREYDEFIFPMTIHPDVSGRPHVLLMHERLIEHFMKHEGVEFVTMAEIADDFKAKNKPAPGAIMPAAAGSILKN from the exons ATGGGCAAGAAGCGCGTTCTCATCAGTTATGGTGTTGACGTGGACGCTGTTGCCGGATGGCTGGGCTCGTATGGCGGCGAGGACTCAAGTAACGATATCAGCAGGG GCCTTTTCGCCGGCACCGTTGGTGTACGACGAGTTCTCAAGTTCTTTGAGAAATACAACATCAAATCAACCTGGTTCATCCCAGGTCACAGTTTGGAGACCTTTCCCGAGGAGATGGCCCTTGTCCGCGATGCAGGCCATGAGATTGGCCTTCACGGATACTCGCATGAGAACCCAACAGACATGAGCTTGGAGCAGCAGCGCGATGTTTTGGATAAGACATACAAGATGCTGACCGAGTTCTGCGGCAAGCCCCCACGTGGCAGCGTTGCCCCCTGGTGGGAAACCAGCATGGAGGGGGCGCAGCTACTCCTCGATTATGGTATTGAGTACGACCACAGCATGTCTCACCACGACTGTCAGGCGTATTATCTACCCACAGGAGAATCCTGGACCAAGATTGACTACAAAAAGAAGGCGGCTGACTGGATGCATCCGCTCAAGAAGGGCATTGACACTGGTCTTGTAGAGATACCATCTAACTGGTATCTTGACGACCTGCCACCCATGATGTTTATCAAATCAGCTCCTAACAGCCACGGTTTTGTGAATGCTCGGGATGTTGAGGACATTTGGCGAGATCATTTCGACTACTTTTATCGGGAATATGACGAGTTCATCTTTCCCATGACGATCCACCCAGATGTGTCGGGGCGACCGCATGTATTGCTGATGCATGAAAG ATTGATTGAGCATTTTATGAAGCATGAGGGTGTTGAATTTGTTACTATGGCGGAGATTGCGGATGACTTCAAGGCGAAAAACAAACCTGCGCCGGGAGCCATTATGCCAGCTGCCGCCGGATCTATTTTGAAGAATTAG